TACAACTGCCACGGTACTTCGAGCCCGGTGGATTACCGGCCCGCCGATAATGCCTATCGAAATATAAGCTCCGGGGGGATTCCGGGAAATCACCGGACCCACATGGGAGAGTCGGCGGTTCCGGCCACCTGTTCTCTGTGTCATCCCGGCAGTGCTTCCTACACCTCGTCCCACCGCAACGGCAGTATCAGAATTTCCAGCCGCATCAATAATTCCCTTCTTTCCACGGTATTCCGTAACGCTACGTCATCGCTCCAGAGCGCAACCCCGACGCCCGGAAGCTGCAGCAACATAAACTGCCATTTCGAAGGGGAAACTCCCGCCTGGGGCTCGCCGCCGCTTGCCGCTCCGGCCGGTTGTTCCGCATGCCACGGTGCTGCGCCAAATGACGGAAACCATCCGGCTGTGTCTGGTCCCGGCAAGAAGCATGGCGATTATCTGGGGACCGGTACGGGGAGTTGCCCATCGTGCCATACGGACCACACCGCCGAGGCGCGCCCCTTTGCCCATGCCACGAGTGTCGGCAAGCGCGGGCTCGCCGTCCGGTTCACCAAAGCGCCCAATAGCGGCGGCTCCTATAGCGGTACGGTTTCCTATCCCGATTTCATGCCGAGCCGGAGCCCTGCCCGCAACGGTACCTGTACCAATCTGTATTGCCACAGCGATGGGCGCGGCGGCGAGCCGCTCACGACGGCCCGGTGGTCCGATTCGGGCACGGTCCGGTGCTATTCGTGCCACCGGGGGCGCAGCACCGACAGTACCGAGGCGAACTGCAACAGCGTCGGCGGGGTTTGGGACAGCGGCAAGACAAAGTGCTCCCCCTATCTCAACATGAGCAGCAACGGCCACAACAAGCTGGTGGGTTCCCACTGGATTCGGAAGTACCCCTGCTCATACTGCCACAGCGCCACCACCGACGGGACCGGCGGAATCATCGATACGGCCATGCACGTAAATGGGACTAGGGATGTGAAGATGGCTTCCCAGTGGAACATCGTGGGGCGGCCGGAAGCATCCTACGATCCGGCGACCAAGGTTTGTGCCAACGTCTACTGCCACAGCGACGGCACCACCGATCCCGAGACCGTTCGCGCCTTCCCGTGGTCTGCCACCAAGGCCGGCTGCAATGACTGCCACGGGCACCAGCGGGGGGGGTGTTCCGATGTGGGGTGCCATGACGGGCGCATCGTGGACGGCAAGGTGTGGGTACTTCCCGAGCGCTTCGGAACCCCCGGGTCGTACGCTTTCCCCACGGGCCAGGAGTGGATGGAGTCGATGCCTATGTTCGCCAACCAGGGGGCGGGGACTGCCCGCGCCAACTCCCATCCCCGCCACTCGGAAACGAACTTCAGCTGCGACAACTGCCATGCCGCCACCGTCATCGGCGACTGCGCCTCCTGCCACAGCAGCGGCATTCCCACCGGCAGCATGGGGGAATCTTCGCACCTCAACGGCACCTACCACGTGAACAAAACCAAGGATGTGGTTTTCAAGGACGGCGGTTCCTACAACCCCGTTGCCAAGACCTGCTCCAACACCAAGTGCCACACCAGCGGCACCGACCCGGTCTGGGGGGGCTCGGTTACGGGGGCGGTCACCTGCCTCGGTTGCCACGGGACCACCGGCGCGGACAAGGACGACTACAACTCCTTCAACGGCACCCAGGCCAAAATCAGTCTCACCCAGTGGTCGGTATCCGGCCACGGCCGCTATTCCTCCTCCGGCGCCTATCCGGTGTCCGGGAATCCGGCGGCCAACTTTCCCGGCAACCCCTGCTGGTACTGCCACGACAATAACGCCCTGCACAAGGACGCCACCAATCCTTTCCGGCTCCGGATGCACCGCCAGTACGAGCGCCGCTTCGAGAAGGAGTGCGTCTACTGCCACATGACCCGCAGCGACGCCGAGTGCATCGGCTGCCACGTGGGGCAGACCGATTCCCTGGCTCCCCAGGCCACGACGCTCGGTATCGTATTCAGGCAGAGCAACTGGAGCACGGTAACCGAGTTCACCGGCCATACCCAGGTGGCCGGCTGTACGGCCGCCACCTGCCATGATTCCGACAGCGGCACCTTTGCAACCGGCACCCACAAGGGTCACGACGTCAATGCCGGAATCTGGACGGCGGAGCAGAAGGACGATGTCCGGAACCAGTATATGATGATGGGGGTCTGCCTCCAGTGCCATGACGACGACAGCGGCGGCCAGTGCACCCAGTGCCACTTGGCACCCGAAAACGACCCCATGAAATATTCCCTGGGGTTCGATCCTTTGCTTTCCGGGAGCCGGTATATCAAGCCGAAGAAGGCCAGGGCCTCGGCGGGCCATTTCGGCTACAAGCATTATCGGGCGTTCAAGGATTCGGGCGGGTGGACGAAGGTGGCCTCGGCAACCATATCACCCATATGGGGAACCTATTCCAGTTACCAGGGAACCTGGAAGGGGGGCAAGTTCTGCTGGGACTGCCACGACCCCCATGGCGACGCCAACATCTACATGATTCATGAAAAGGTGGCGACTACCACCGATGGCCGCTACGGCATCCCCAAAACCAAAGCCGACGTGGTCTTTACCAAGAAGCAGAGCGGTCTCGACTATGCCAGGACCACGGCTCCTTACAACGGCATCTGCAACGTGTGCCATTCCGCCTCCAGCAAGCACTTCACCGGCGTGAGCGGCGATGGCCACAACGTGAGCCGGGTCTGCACCACCTGCCACGAGCACCGCTTCGCCGACAGCCACGCCAACAAGCAGGCCTGCAACAGCTGCCACGAGAACGCCAAGCCGATCCCGAAGCATACCGCCTTCGGCCTGCCGCGGGACTGCACCAAGTGCCATGCCGGCACCATCGGCAAGCGGATGGATATCATGGGGCAGCTGCGCTCCAACTCCCACCATGTCCAGCGGACCAACGGCGAGATCAGGAACACCGACTGCTACCAGTGCCACTGGGAGTCCACGGCCGAGGGGCTCATCGACGTCGTCTACCACGAGGGATACAACTACAAGCTCTACTCCACCGTGAAGAACGCCAAGGTGGACCTGGTGGTCTGGAAGCCGGGGGTAAGGCCCACGTTCTACAACACCACCACGGCAATCCAGTTCCTGGCTTCCAACATCGGCACCGCCTCGGAGCGTACCGAGTCGGCCAAGGTGACGAACCACTGCATCGGCTGCCACAGCGACCAGAACAACGACACCGATGTCTTTGACGACTGCAAGACTCCGCGCCAGTACGCCTGGGACCGCTCCAGCATTGCCGCCCGCTACAAGCAGACCGGCACCACGACCTGGGGCAAGTACGCCGGCACCGCAAATGCCGCCAGGAAAAACCTGACCAAGTCCTTCTCCGCCCACGGAAACGCCGTGGCGAACCAGGGGGGGTGGAGCACCCAGAACGGCTACGACGATGCCATCCCCAATACCCGCGGCGGCACGCAGGCCGTGCAGTGTTTCGACTGCCACAGTTCCCACGGCTCCAAGGCCAACGGCACCACCACCAGCTATGTGACCTTCAACGGCACGAAAAACGGCGGCAACCTGAAGGAGACCCAGGCGGGCAAAGGGGGGTACGCCATGACCTACAAGGCGTCGTCGAACCCGGACACCAGCTCGGTCAACCCATACAACACCGGCGCCGGCCAGTGCTTCGACTGCCACCTGACCAGGAACAGCGGCATCACTCCCTGGGGCTATTTCTCCACCTTCGGCGCCATCTCCTCGGTGAAGGGGTACCGCGACACCGACAAGTTCGGCGCGGGCAAGGCGGGATACATGAAGCGGACTCCGTTCAAGGAACGCTCCATCGTGGGGGGGCACTTCAATGCCTCATCGGATCTGGCGAACGGGGCCATGGGTACCATCGACGGCCTCTGTACCCCCTGCCACGATCCCCACGGCGTCAGCCCGTCCCTCGGCAGCGATCAGGCCTATGCCGTCCCGCTCCTGAAAGGGACCTGGCTGACATCTCCCTACAAGGAGGAGTTCCCGGTCAGCGGCGCAACCACCGGCAGCAGGGGGAGCCGCTCAATGCAGAACCCGACTCCGACCCCCAACGTCTACATCGATCAGGGGACCTTCGGCTGGCGCCGGGTTTCTGAAGACGACTCGAAATTCGCCGGTCTCTGCACGCGCTGCCATACCAAGGCGAGCCTTACTGCCGGGGTCGACAAGACGAAACCGTGGAAGAGCGTTGACCGCGTGCACCAGACGGTGAAAGGGTGGGGCAAGAACGACATGCATGCCTTCACCTGCTCGAAGTGCCACGTTCCCCACGTTTCAAGCCTTCCGCGGCTCATGCAGACCAACTGCCTCGATGTGAAGCACCGGGGGAGGGTGGCGTCCGGCGGTGCTGCCGGCGAGGGTAGCGGCACATTCCCGAGAGGGAAGGGGCAAAGCCGGGTGAACTGCCACCCCACCGGCGTGTGGCCCGACAACTCGTGGAACTCCAAAACACAATGGTGATTGCGATGATATATGCGTTGAGACAACTGGCCGTTCTCGTGACCTTTGCGCTGTTGATGGCAGTACCGGTATTCGGTGCAGGGGGAGACAAGCTGCGGGATGCGGGGGATACTCCCCAGGCGGGCAAGCAGGAAGCAATGGCCTCGGTTGTGGACGGCGATGGCCGGCTCATCATTACCGGCTACCGGAACCTGGCGGGACTTACCGACGACGACTACTGGACGGTGAAGTTCAATGCCGACGGCACGGTGGCGTGGCGCAACGCCTACAACCGGAGCGGAGGCTCCGACCAGGCCACCGCCATAGCCGTCGACTCCGGCAACGATGTCATCGTCACCGGCTTTGCCTGGAACGGCAGCAACTTCGACATCTACACCATCAAGTACCGGGGGAGCGACGGGGCAAAGCTCTGGGAGCACACCTACAACGCCCCTGCGGGCGGCAATGACATCGGCACGGCCGTTGCCGTCGACAGCCTCAATAACGTCTATGTCGGCGGCTATGTGCAGAATGCGTCCGGCAATGAGGACTATGCCGTCCTGAAATACGGCGTGAACGGGCCTAACCCCGATGGGACACCCTTCTGGACTGCCACCTGGAACGGTTCGGCCAACGGGGCGGACAAGCTCGCAGCCATAGATGCGGGGCAGGGAGGGGTTGCGGTTACGGGGCAATCGTGGAACGGCACCGATTTCGATGTCCTTACGGTTAAGTACGACTATGCGGGCGCCAAGCTGTGGGAGCGCCGCTTCAGCACGGCGGGCGCCAATGCCGATGTGGGGCGCAAGGTTAAGGTTGACGGCTCGGGCAACGTCGTCATCACGGCTTCGGTCAATAACGGCACCAGCGTTGATATCTACACTGCAAAGTATGGTGCTGCGGATGGCGCTGTCCTCTGGCAGTCCACCTATGGCGGGACGGCCAACATGGACGACGAACCGGCGGCCCTTGCGCTTGATGGCGGGGGCAACGTCTATGTGGCCGGGTATGCCTCCACCCTCACGGGGAACGAGGAGCTTCTGGCCGTTCGGTACGGCGGGGCTGATGGAGCAAAGGCCTGGGATCGGCTCTATGATTCCGGGGCTGGTGGCCACGACTTCGGCACCGGCATCACCCTCGACGCCGGCGGCAACGTCTATGTGAGCGGCTACTCGCTTGCGGATTCCGGCTACACCGACATGGTCTGCATCAAGTTCCAGAACGGCGCTGCCGGTGCCGGCGAGCTCTGGCATGCGGCCTTCAGCGGGGCGTCGGGCAAGAGCGACAAGGCGGTGGGACTCGGCATCAAGACCACCGACAGCGAGTTCGTGGTGGTTATGGGGGGATGGTCCGATGTCTGGACATCCGGCGCGACGGATTACGACTACTGGCAGGTGGTATTGGACGCCGGAAGCCTCAACGCCCCCGGCAATCCGACAGCCACCGTCCTGTCCAATACCTCCGTCAAGATCGACTGGACCGACAACTCCGCCAACGAGGACGGTTTCCGCATCGAGCGCAAGCTCACCAGCGAGGGGGCCTGGACCGAGGCCGGCACGGTGGCCGCCGATGTGACCACCTTTACCGATACCGGACTCACGGCCAACAGCACCTATTACTACCGGGTCCGCTCCTACAACGCGGCCAACGGCGACTCGAACCCATCCGGCGAGATCAGTGCCCTCACCCTGTACGTGAGCTATCTCTCCCCCACATGGAGCTATGTATTCAACAGCGTCGACAACAGCGACGACTTCGCTGAAGCAGTCGACGTCGGACCCGACAATAACCCGGTTGTCACGGGTTACAGCCTGGCCGCCATCAGCGGCTACGACTACTATACGGTCAAGCTTGACCGCTCCACCGGCGCCATCGCCTGGAGCCAGCGCTACAATGACGTGGATGACGAGCTCGACGTCGGCAGGAGCGTAACGGTGGGCCCGGATAATGCCGCCACCGTGACCGGATATTCCTCCCTCTACTACGAGCCTGCGGCCCAGAACATCAATTCCATCTTTACCCTCAAATACCGGGCCGACGGGGCGGCCATCCTCTGGGAGGGGCAGTACAACGGCCCCGGCGGCATCGACGACCGGGCGAGGGCCATCGCCACCGCCGTCGATGGCTCCAACAGCGTGGCCGTTGTGGGGTATGGCAAGAACGCCGCCAACAATGACGATATCTACCTGATAAAATATGCTGCCACCCCGCCGCTGGACGGCTTCGGCAAGGCGATACCGGCCTGGTCGGCCGCCCCCTACAACGGTGGCGGCAACGATTACCCTTCGGCCCTCGCCTTCGACAAGGACGGAAACATCGTCATTACCGGCTACCGCCACAACGGCACCAGCTACGATATCTACACCGCCAAGTACAACGGGGCCACCGGGGCCAGGATATGGGACCACATCCTCGACGGCGCCGGCCATGGCGACGACTACGGCCAGAGCCTCGCCGTGGACGCTGCGGGCAATATTTACGTTACCGGCAGTACCCGCAACGCTTCGGGCAATGATGACATCATCCTGGTCAAGTACGACGGAAAGACGGTGCCGACCGCCGACCGGATTATCTGGCAGAAGAGCTACGACGGGACCACCGCCGGCAATCCCAATGCCGACGACAAGGGGGTAACGGTCAGGTATGACCTGATAGACGACACGGTGGTCGTTGCCGGCACGACCCTTACGGGAGCGGGCAATCACGATTTCATCATCACTCGTTACGACGGTTCCGGCAACGTCGTCTGGCAGAAGGTCCACCTCCGCCCGTCCAGCGACGACTACGCCACCGCCATGGCCATGGACGTCAGCGGCAACGTCGGCGTCGCGGGGTACACTGGACCTGCCGACGGCTCCACCACCGACGCCATATCGGTGAAGTACGATTATACGGGAACCCTTATCGCCGCCACCATATACAACGGCGCAGCCAACGGCTACGACCAGGCCCTGGCAATCGCCATCAACTCCCTCGGGGAGTGCCTGGTGGCGGGGTATACCACCAATGCCGCGGGGAATGCCGACTATCTCGTCTACAAGGGAGACAGCATGCCGTTGCAGGCAAGCTCCCCCTTTACGGCGTCGCCGTTCTATACGAAGGCCGATCTTGCCTGGACCGACACCTCCATCGGCGAAGACGGGTTCGCCATCGAGCGCAAGGTGGGAAGCTGCGCATCGTCCGGTACCTGGCAATTGTTGGCCACGGCGCCGGCCGCATCTACCACCTACTCGGATACGGGGCTGAACGTCGGCGAAGAATACTGCTACCGGGTCCGGGCTTTCAAGTCTGGGCAGCCGGACCAGCGCTGGATCGAGCGCGATGTGGTGCTGACGAGCCCGCCGCCGCCCAGTGTCGTGGTGCCGGTGGCCGCCAATACCACCACGGTCAACCTCACCTGGCAGGACAACACCACCGGGGAGACCGGTTTCCGCATCTTCCGCTGCGCCGGCACCACCGGCTCCTGCGGTGCTGCGGATTACGCGGAAGTAGGCTCGGTCGCTTCCAATATAACCACGTACAGCGATACGGGCGTTACCGCCGCAACCTCGTATGCCTACAAGATACTTGCCTACAAGACGGCGGACTGGCAGTCCCAGTTCTCGACCCCCGTGGGCGTCACGACCCCGTCACCGTCTGCCCCCACCGGGCTGGCCGCCGTCAAGGCAAGCGAGGGGCAGGTAAACCTCACCTGGAGCGACGCTAACAACGACGAAACCGGTTTCAAGATCGAGCGGTGCGCCGGTTCCGGTTGCAGCAACTTTGTCCAGATCGACACGGCAGCCGCCAATGCCGTCTCCTACAATGACATCGTGGCGGTACAGCCGGATACGCTCTACCGCTACCGGATCCGGGCATACAAGACGTCGACTGCCGGCTGGAACGGCCCCTACAGTGGTACCGCTGAAGCAACCACCACCACCGTTGCGCCCAGCCTTACGTCGGCCACGGCGGGGGACACCACCACCGTAAGCCTGGCCTGGACCGATACGGCCGGATCAGAAACCGGCTACAGTGTGGAGCGCTGCTCCGGCACCACCTGCGCCGATGTCGATTACAGCGGCGTTATCCTTACCGCCTCCAGCGCCACAGGCGCTTCCGACACGTCCGCCTGCAACGGGGCCACCTATACCTACCGGGTCCGCCCCGTAAACCAGGGGCTTTCCCGGGCCAACGGCGGCACCTGGACCCGGAAGGTGCCACTTGCCATTGCCAACTTCCAGCCGTATTTCCAGACAAAGGTCGTCATCCCCTACGATGCCGACATGAAAGTCGATTTTACCGATGTCCGCTTTTACGATGAAACGACCCAGCGGGAGCTTCCCTACTGGATTGAGAGCAGAACCAACAGCACGACCGCCACATTCTGGATTAAAACCGGCGGCTTCAACGACATCTCCCTCTATTACGGCAATGCCGGGGCAACCGGTGCCGGCAACGGCCCGCTGGTTTTCGAACTCTTCGACGGATTCGCCGGAACTGTGATCGATACCGCCAAGTGGACCACTGTTCTTGGCTCCTATTACTCGCAAAACGGCGAGCTGCTGTCGAGCGGAGGCCCCGGCGGGTGGTCGACGGGCATGTACTCCGTGGCGAACTTCAGCCGTCCCTTCGTGTTCGAGATGAACCACTACCGCTCCGGCGGCCAATACATGATGCCCGGCATCAAATCGACCACGACCGGCGCCAGTTACACCGATTTCGCCTACGCGGCCTACCCGATTTATGACGGCAGCGGGAACCGCCTGGCGGTCTACGAGGACGGAAACAGCCGCGGCGACAACAAAAAAGCGATATCTTCGGATGCGTGGCAATACTTCCGGTTCGAAGTCCTGCCGACCGCGGGTGCCAACTATTACCACGGCACCAGCTCCGACGCCGCCACCTCGTTCTATGCCAGTACCTACAGCACCGCTGCGTCGTTCAAGGTGGGCTTCGCCAACTACAACCAGGTGTTCAAGCTCGACAACGCCCGGGTCCGCAAATACGCCTCCCCCGAGCCAACGGTGACGCTGGGGGCGGAAGCGGTCTTCGGCGGAGCCTTCGCGATCACGTGGGACGGCCTCGCGAGCAACACCCGCAGCGTGACCACCCCGGTCCCCACCGCTCCGACCGGTTTCACTGCAACCCGCGCCACCGAGGTTCAGATCGACCTGGCCTGGACCGATACCACCAGCGACGAAACCGGCTTCCGCGTCTACCGCTGCGACGGCGTGGGATGTTCGGTGTTCACCAGGGTCGGCGGCGACCTGACGGCAAACACCACATCGTTCAAAGATACCGGCCTGACCCCCGGCACGAGCTACACCTACAAGGTGTCGGCCTTCAAAACCGCCACCTGCGGCTGGGAGCTGGAAAGCGCCACCTCAACTGCCGAAACGACAGTCCTCCAGCCGGCGGCATTTGCCGTGAGCCCGGCGGTCACCACCGGCTGCGAGGACATCCGGGCGGTCGATTCCGACGGGACAACGCTGCTCAGCCAGTGGGTGCAGCAGCTCCAGTGCGGCACCGCCGGTGTCAGGATCTTCCAGAAGGTGCCTTCCATCCCTGTCGGGACCAAGACCCTCTACTACTATTACGGCAGCACCACGGCACCGTCCGTGGACAACGGCGATGCGACCTTCGAGTTCTTCGACGATTTCACCGGCACCGCCATCAATGGCTCCAAATGGACCCAGACCCTCGGCAGCGCCGGTGATTTCACCGTTCAGGACGGAACCCTGCGAGGGAACAATTCCAACGGCCGCCTGGTGTCCACCTTTAAAATGCAGGGGGGGATGCTTGCCACCTTAAAGGCGAAGACGACGACGCTTGCCACCAATACCCACATGGTGGGCGGGGTTTACAACGGCACCTACGATTACTTCGGCATCTCCGTGGGGCCGAACCATGGCGGGTACAACCTTTACGGCCAGTCAATCACCGCCGTGACCACCACCTCGGTACCGGCCAACAACATCGGCTACACTATTTCCAGCCCCGATGGCGCCACCACGACGGTTCAGGCGTACAACTGGGACACCGGCGGCTGGTACATCAGCCCCACGTCCAAGACCTATTCCATCGCCAATAAGCCCCTTGCCCTGGGACGCACCTATTACTACGACTACTACGGCGGCCAGGCATACCGGACCGACTGGGACTGGGTTCTGGTGCGGAAGGCGGCGGCCGTTGCCCCTACCGCCACCGCCGGCACGAAGGAATACGGCCCCTTCACCGTCGGGGGCGCAACATTCGCCGCCCGCATCCCCTATGCCGTAAATCATACGGCCACGGGGGCCGCGGCCCTCACCAACTACCAGGCAGTGCTGCCGTTGCTGGATACGACGCCGCTGGCGGTGGACCGGATAACCCTCAGCTGGAACGATAACTCCGGTTCGGAAACCGGCTTCGACATCGAGCGGTGCACCGGAGCCGCCT
The nucleotide sequence above comes from Geobacter benzoatilyticus. Encoded proteins:
- a CDS encoding CxxxxCH/CxxCH domain c-type cytochrome, with the translated sequence MFDVGFGRRVGASLILLVASVLSLAGAAEGAIECYNCHGTSSPVDYRPADNAYRNISSGGIPGNHRTHMGESAVPATCSLCHPGSASYTSSHRNGSIRISSRINNSLLSTVFRNATSSLQSATPTPGSCSNINCHFEGETPAWGSPPLAAPAGCSACHGAAPNDGNHPAVSGPGKKHGDYLGTGTGSCPSCHTDHTAEARPFAHATSVGKRGLAVRFTKAPNSGGSYSGTVSYPDFMPSRSPARNGTCTNLYCHSDGRGGEPLTTARWSDSGTVRCYSCHRGRSTDSTEANCNSVGGVWDSGKTKCSPYLNMSSNGHNKLVGSHWIRKYPCSYCHSATTDGTGGIIDTAMHVNGTRDVKMASQWNIVGRPEASYDPATKVCANVYCHSDGTTDPETVRAFPWSATKAGCNDCHGHQRGGCSDVGCHDGRIVDGKVWVLPERFGTPGSYAFPTGQEWMESMPMFANQGAGTARANSHPRHSETNFSCDNCHAATVIGDCASCHSSGIPTGSMGESSHLNGTYHVNKTKDVVFKDGGSYNPVAKTCSNTKCHTSGTDPVWGGSVTGAVTCLGCHGTTGADKDDYNSFNGTQAKISLTQWSVSGHGRYSSSGAYPVSGNPAANFPGNPCWYCHDNNALHKDATNPFRLRMHRQYERRFEKECVYCHMTRSDAECIGCHVGQTDSLAPQATTLGIVFRQSNWSTVTEFTGHTQVAGCTAATCHDSDSGTFATGTHKGHDVNAGIWTAEQKDDVRNQYMMMGVCLQCHDDDSGGQCTQCHLAPENDPMKYSLGFDPLLSGSRYIKPKKARASAGHFGYKHYRAFKDSGGWTKVASATISPIWGTYSSYQGTWKGGKFCWDCHDPHGDANIYMIHEKVATTTDGRYGIPKTKADVVFTKKQSGLDYARTTAPYNGICNVCHSASSKHFTGVSGDGHNVSRVCTTCHEHRFADSHANKQACNSCHENAKPIPKHTAFGLPRDCTKCHAGTIGKRMDIMGQLRSNSHHVQRTNGEIRNTDCYQCHWESTAEGLIDVVYHEGYNYKLYSTVKNAKVDLVVWKPGVRPTFYNTTTAIQFLASNIGTASERTESAKVTNHCIGCHSDQNNDTDVFDDCKTPRQYAWDRSSIAARYKQTGTTTWGKYAGTANAARKNLTKSFSAHGNAVANQGGWSTQNGYDDAIPNTRGGTQAVQCFDCHSSHGSKANGTTTSYVTFNGTKNGGNLKETQAGKGGYAMTYKASSNPDTSSVNPYNTGAGQCFDCHLTRNSGITPWGYFSTFGAISSVKGYRDTDKFGAGKAGYMKRTPFKERSIVGGHFNASSDLANGAMGTIDGLCTPCHDPHGVSPSLGSDQAYAVPLLKGTWLTSPYKEEFPVSGATTGSRGSRSMQNPTPTPNVYIDQGTFGWRRVSEDDSKFAGLCTRCHTKASLTAGVDKTKPWKSVDRVHQTVKGWGKNDMHAFTCSKCHVPHVSSLPRLMQTNCLDVKHRGRVASGGAAGEGSGTFPRGKGQSRVNCHPTGVWPDNSWNSKTQW
- a CDS encoding DUF2341 domain-containing protein, which encodes MIYALRQLAVLVTFALLMAVPVFGAGGDKLRDAGDTPQAGKQEAMASVVDGDGRLIITGYRNLAGLTDDDYWTVKFNADGTVAWRNAYNRSGGSDQATAIAVDSGNDVIVTGFAWNGSNFDIYTIKYRGSDGAKLWEHTYNAPAGGNDIGTAVAVDSLNNVYVGGYVQNASGNEDYAVLKYGVNGPNPDGTPFWTATWNGSANGADKLAAIDAGQGGVAVTGQSWNGTDFDVLTVKYDYAGAKLWERRFSTAGANADVGRKVKVDGSGNVVITASVNNGTSVDIYTAKYGAADGAVLWQSTYGGTANMDDEPAALALDGGGNVYVAGYASTLTGNEELLAVRYGGADGAKAWDRLYDSGAGGHDFGTGITLDAGGNVYVSGYSLADSGYTDMVCIKFQNGAAGAGELWHAAFSGASGKSDKAVGLGIKTTDSEFVVVMGGWSDVWTSGATDYDYWQVVLDAGSLNAPGNPTATVLSNTSVKIDWTDNSANEDGFRIERKLTSEGAWTEAGTVAADVTTFTDTGLTANSTYYYRVRSYNAANGDSNPSGEISALTLYVSYLSPTWSYVFNSVDNSDDFAEAVDVGPDNNPVVTGYSLAAISGYDYYTVKLDRSTGAIAWSQRYNDVDDELDVGRSVTVGPDNAATVTGYSSLYYEPAAQNINSIFTLKYRADGAAILWEGQYNGPGGIDDRARAIATAVDGSNSVAVVGYGKNAANNDDIYLIKYAATPPLDGFGKAIPAWSAAPYNGGGNDYPSALAFDKDGNIVITGYRHNGTSYDIYTAKYNGATGARIWDHILDGAGHGDDYGQSLAVDAAGNIYVTGSTRNASGNDDIILVKYDGKTVPTADRIIWQKSYDGTTAGNPNADDKGVTVRYDLIDDTVVVAGTTLTGAGNHDFIITRYDGSGNVVWQKVHLRPSSDDYATAMAMDVSGNVGVAGYTGPADGSTTDAISVKYDYTGTLIAATIYNGAANGYDQALAIAINSLGECLVAGYTTNAAGNADYLVYKGDSMPLQASSPFTASPFYTKADLAWTDTSIGEDGFAIERKVGSCASSGTWQLLATAPAASTTYSDTGLNVGEEYCYRVRAFKSGQPDQRWIERDVVLTSPPPPSVVVPVAANTTTVNLTWQDNTTGETGFRIFRCAGTTGSCGAADYAEVGSVASNITTYSDTGVTAATSYAYKILAYKTADWQSQFSTPVGVTTPSPSAPTGLAAVKASEGQVNLTWSDANNDETGFKIERCAGSGCSNFVQIDTAAANAVSYNDIVAVQPDTLYRYRIRAYKTSTAGWNGPYSGTAEATTTTVAPSLTSATAGDTTTVSLAWTDTAGSETGYSVERCSGTTCADVDYSGVILTASSATGASDTSACNGATYTYRVRPVNQGLSRANGGTWTRKVPLAIANFQPYFQTKVVIPYDADMKVDFTDVRFYDETTQRELPYWIESRTNSTTATFWIKTGGFNDISLYYGNAGATGAGNGPLVFELFDGFAGTVIDTAKWTTVLGSYYSQNGELLSSGGPGGWSTGMYSVANFSRPFVFEMNHYRSGGQYMMPGIKSTTTGASYTDFAYAAYPIYDGSGNRLAVYEDGNSRGDNKKAISSDAWQYFRFEVLPTAGANYYHGTSSDAATSFYASTYSTAASFKVGFANYNQVFKLDNARVRKYASPEPTVTLGAEAVFGGAFAITWDGLASNTRSVTTPVPTAPTGFTATRATEVQIDLAWTDTTSDETGFRVYRCDGVGCSVFTRVGGDLTANTTSFKDTGLTPGTSYTYKVSAFKTATCGWELESATSTAETTVLQPAAFAVSPAVTTGCEDIRAVDSDGTTLLSQWVQQLQCGTAGVRIFQKVPSIPVGTKTLYYYYGSTTAPSVDNGDATFEFFDDFTGTAINGSKWTQTLGSAGDFTVQDGTLRGNNSNGRLVSTFKMQGGMLATLKAKTTTLATNTHMVGGVYNGTYDYFGISVGPNHGGYNLYGQSITAVTTTSVPANNIGYTISSPDGATTTVQAYNWDTGGWYISPTSKTYSIANKPLALGRTYYYDYYGGQAYRTDWDWVLVRKAAAVAPTATAGTKEYGPFTVGGATFAARIPYAVNHTATGAAALTNYQAVLPLLDTTPLAVDRITLSWNDNSGSETGFDIERCTGAACGDFARIDTAPANATSYVDRAVDAAQTYCYRMKTLIPTGDSPYTDVVCKNTSTPAPPDTLLATVSGTRVDLSWNDTTTNEDGFQIERCSGLDCDFSALDGGFPVKIPAGAAATASYSDTTACSGTYMYRVKSIKPWVTGWPVTYTTAVPATLTDPQAPTAFAATAQSEASVVLGWTDNTSDETGFKIERCTGAACTTFAEIATVDANVTSYTDYGRIPNTTYRYRVRAYKGGGCGWYTPYSAAQETTTTVPVPTGLTLTTPSSTQVAASWTDTTFSETSFKIERCQDAGCSVFSEAGSVSAGITSYTDSSVCSGTSYTYQIRPVNEGFSSAGGGCWSRRAPLTITNFQPDFLVKLTVPYDADMQADFDDLRFIDNSTGGELPHWIESKTDGVTATLWLKTGKTASVSIYYGNPSATATSTQAGVFGSGLMAFYPFSENAGTTTGTTKDLSGTGNDLTLTSIGAPYGIVAGGPYGNALSLNGSGQWANRAAPNVPTGSVATVEAWIYPKAYADATYNGIVSWSSRACNGLGFALSIQNSGRPSMPTWCNDYVPASGTAATTNAWNHVAAVLNGQSATIYVNGQSLGTTTLPYLPNLSSINLAIGVLDYPGRYFNGMIDEVRIYNRALTAQEITSRYAATIPTMTIGAEEQAGGCYTSDWLYTGEPSATKSIATPIIAAPTGFSATRASESQINLAWTDASSDETNFVIERCTGATCDFSGADTIELPAGTTSYNDAGLLPDTTYRYRIHAKRTASCTSYSAYNTNGIVSAATTVLAATGLTASASSSTSVTLRWTDNSPSDTGFMVERCLGNPCSDFALVGYSPGHATSYEDTGVCPGTAYTYQVKAVNVGLSSGGGGVWTRRKPITIANFQPNFQTKVTVAYDTDMKADFSDIRFFDPGTNQELPYWIEKKTDSSTATVWVKTRTSSTIQLYYGNAGAENVASGTLVFDFFEDFTGSAIDTSKWTVTDGTGFSVSGGYLHGTDVTGRLTSKTTYSPGVVLDIKAKTTSFAIDGQIIGGFYAASYNNVGWLEHPAYVHYGNNNAYTAKGGTPTAAANMLYSSAVKDASWINMQVTNFDTGALYWNAGNVNNGVSAESIVLGRRYDTDACNGQPYATDWDWIRVRKYAATEPSATVGVEEQSAGYTFTAGYTGPASAAATVATPAPVPPGVLTVTPATDTSLLLGWGDSIPDESRFVIYGCNNADCSDAAPVTTVAGGTALYTHLGLTPSAQYCYRVKAEKTAACTTGWETLYSNIGCATTISAQPRTLAASAVNAFKIQLTWDDMASDEDGYEIEVKAWNGKWVKTATVGADVTVYTDNLGLDPLKTYTYRVRAFRGSDKSPYSNEAAATTPAYVPGDSNCR